Within the Megalops cyprinoides isolate fMegCyp1 chromosome 10, fMegCyp1.pri, whole genome shotgun sequence genome, the region TCTGAGCCATAGGGCTCAGCTTGGACACAGATGGAGTATTTTAACCGCTGAGCTACTTAGGATCCCGCTTTAATAGATTTTCATATAACACAAGGGTGGCTTTCTTATATTCATATGCTGCTGGTAAAATTATTATTGTGCTTATAACATCTCTGCAGTCAGCGGATTCCAGAAATGCCCTCAGATGTGGTGGGAGCGTTGATGTTCCTGGAAGATTATGTGCACTACACAAAACTGCCACGCAAGGTGAGGAAACGCCTGTGCTTCTTCAAAAATGATGAAACCCATTGGAGCATTTTCACACCAAGCAGAAACACACTTTTATCTCAGCCTGAAAGCTCGCTCAGGTGGTGCATCCGTGCccctgttgtttgtgtgtgacaagGAGTGTAATATTTGGATGTGTTTTGTATCTGTTGCTTTAGGTTGCTGAAGCCCAGGTGCCCAGTTTCATCTTCGATGAGTTCAGGACAGTACTGTGATACCTGGAGGATGAGTGCACTTCTACAGCAGTATTCCTCTTTTGACTGACCCAGGAAGAAATCCACAGTCATGATATGGCCTTCTATGTCTGAAAGCACTAATGAACTTAatcaaatgtttccatttttttaatgtaacatttttagaATAAATTAGTAGACTCGAGTGTGATAACATGTCACTTTGTAAGCACTCATTAACCGATTAAATGGCAACGATTTTGTGAATAAAACCAACGATGCTTATGTTTGAAAATTGTCCTTTGTAAATTGTGTGAGTCCTAATGAAGGTATAAcaaattttaaagtttaaaaattatGTAAGGTATTTATCACGACACTGGACTGAAGAATGAAATAATGGGAGCAGGCTGGATGAATAATATGAATGACCAATTAATTACATATGAAAGCATATTAATAAGAAAATGCAACAGTGGCAAGTATACAAGGGTTCTTACTGGATTCCGAAACACCCAGAAACACGAAAAAAGTTCCAGggacattgtttacattttcgGATAAAACAACAGTTTGAATCATGTGAGGAAGAGCATCACTTGTCTACTCATCCTCTTGTTATCGGCTTCCTTTTTATGCAACTTTCCACCCCAAGTCACACTGATTTGATTCAGCTCTATTATTAGGCCTTAggtgaaagtgaaatgaaacagaaataattgaGCCATGTCCTCTGACAGCCTCATTTGTGTCCAAGGGTTTATCTTTGTGTCACAGTCCAAAGTGAATTTTAAGGATGACCATCAGCATTCTATTTCATGTCGTAATAtgccaaatatatatataaacatctCCATCCAAATCTCCAAGTCATCTGAATCTCTGATTAAACTGATACTCCTGTTTGAGACTGGGatgtattacattttcagtattcAGCAATATGCATTCTAGCCTTCGtggaaaaattaaacaatgtttcaatttttattcaaaatattatgtCAAATTCAGCTCCTCCCGCTGCTGTTATGACTTTCGAGCTTTGACCGCGACTTGCCTGTGAAATTTTGCAGCGGTGCCACATGGGACACGTCGTTTTTTTGTGTCGttgacatgtttgtgtgcaaaaTTCGCAACTACAAATCCCATGATTCGATAGTAGAAAGCGTGCGTTTGGCGGTTTTGGTGTTTTGCCGGAAATTCTGAACAGCGTGGTGATATCCTCAGGTTAGGtgatttcttattttttggAATCAATCAGTTTCGGTCTTGGACAGCCCTTAGAAGCCCGTAGTAAATACAGACTGATCAGACATCTTGTTCGTGGCGCGCACATGAGAACAGGTCGTCGACTTTAGCTATCTTATCGCTAAATAGCTAGTTAACCAGCTGTTACTGTTAGctcagctagctagttagctactttATGTGTCGCCAGGAGAAAGGAGGCAGCTTGCTATAATTTAGCTAGCCTGCCTCCCAGCTCCGCTGTCGCTAGCCAGTAACAGTTAAATGCCTAAGTACATAGGTAGCTAGTCTGGTTGCCTTGTGCAGTTTCAGCAAAAATATCGATGTTCCCCCTGTCACTATTGGTACTAGCTTGGTAACTAACTCACCTTCTAGTGTCGCACCAGACTGGCTTCCCCCTATGACAGTCAGTTCCCCTTAAGGTGAGGGTTAGAAGTAAGGTTGATTGAGATTTGTTTATAATTAGGTGGCCTCTTTGGGGACGGCAGGAGGGCGGGTATAACTCGTGGGGGACAGCGTGTCAACAGGCAACCTTCAGAATTCAACACACCTGGATCTGATGATTTGATAAAGCTAGCAATCGGAGCTCGTTAGCATATAGTGAGCTCAATAACCAGCTAAGTAGCCGTTATCATATGGAGTGAACTCTGTTCGGAGTACTGTAGTTATCAGTATTTTCAACCAAGCCTCTACGTTTGCATGCGATTAATACTGCCTGCCTACACAGAATTACTCTTACTGCAAACTTGCGCGGTGGCTCTGTGTCCCATGCAATCAGGATGGATGTTTGCCATGTATTTTTGTAGTTTCAGACTAGCCAGCACAAGCGTTGCAATGTCACTTAGTGCTGTGACTTCAAAGCTGTCCGatctgaaaaaatgtcagacCGACATTGGCACGGGGATGGACATCGTCACAGAAGTGGCGCTCGACCTGGTAGAAATTGAAGGTACAAGGGGGGATAACAATTATACCTTCATTTCCTAtccttcaaattttatttttatgcttctcTATTTTTTAACATCTTGCATTCTGCATTTGTATAAAAAACAGACTAATTCATACAGATAAGGCAGCACACGAAGTACTTACTAAAGATACAGGTCAGATGATACTAAAATCTGCAAGCCAACTAGGTAAAGCTCTCGAGGCCTGTGTAAGCATTATCTTAAAATTATACTGCAAAGTCTTACTGGATGTGTGAGTCAGTCCATACCAAGATTTAAACAAGCATTAAGGAATTCCTGTATTTAGACAGCAGATGGAATGACTGGTTGGACGGGAGCATTACCGCTCAACTCCCTGTGTTACAGGAAGTGAGGAAGACTTGAAGAAACTGGAGCAGATGATGCTGGACTGTGCAAGACTGGACAGGGAGATCACCTGCTTTGTGGAAGCGGTTGAGCAAATAACGACAGAGGTGGGTCATCCTGACGTCCCTGAACTTTGGTTTTGGATGTATGTAAATTTCCACATCAGCCTACCTCCACAAGCTCCATCTGCTCTTCCAGTCAGCCCATACGTTAAACAGGTGACACCACTGATGAATACCGTGCATGTCCTGCCCTGACACATTGTCTGTTGGCTAGCTTTGCGTAATCCTGTTTACACTGATTCCATCTCTGAGCGAAATGACTAATGCTGATATAGAGTCCAGGACAATTCATGGAGGAAACGCCATgagcaaaaaaacagaacagcggctgttcacacacatacacatgcacgcacacacacacacacacacagtgtgctgaATGTTGACTCTGGTGCGCCTCTGTGTCACAAGGACCTGAATGGCTGGCCGTGACTCATCCACCCTGTGTGCCTTTATGAGTCACAGAGAGATTCTCCCTCTGTGACTCATGCGCAGGCTTGACCAGTTTCCCATGATTCctgagcaaacaaaaaatgtgagatgtgtgtgGCGTGACTGAAACACAAGCCACACTCTTTCTCTGCAATGGTGCACACCTGGTTCCGTTTTCAATTGTGAAGTGAGGTGTTGATATCATTGACTCCCTGTTGTCCAAGTTCTGCCAGTGGGGTGACCGACATTTCACCCTTTGACGTGCATGCAGTTCACAACAGGATTGTATCCACAGCCGATTAGTGAGCTGTTGTTTCCACATAATGGTAGATTAGATGGTACAAATGACATAATGGATGATGACCAAACCTCTAGGGATAGGCCAGAACTGTGACAGGCAGCCCCAGTGTCTGAGAACTGTAGGATGTGGATGTCTTTGTTCTGCTTCATGTCTTAGCTGCTGCTTTGGGGTCATTATTTGCTCTGGAAGTCACCTAAAATCAGCTTTTAATTGAAGGGCAACTATGGACCCTTCATCCCTCTGACCCCTCAGGGCCAAAATTCTCAGACGGTAGTTCATAACCACCTCATAGCAAGGGCTTACTGAAACTGCTGAATGGACCTCACCTTCTGGAAGCCCAGATGTACTTcactgtttgtatttatttatatttttacttttaaaagactttttttatttatatttatttataccctAATTTTAGCTGTCTCTAGTTATGCATTGAAACTTGTCACCCCTGCAATGACCTTAAATGCATAACTTAGGGACACCTAATGTCATTCCTTTGTAAGCGTTTTACCTGTTGGTGCAGTGGTCATGATTCTGAGCCCAGTCCATTGGTGACTCTTTATTCCTGcgtgtctccctgtctctccctccgtcAGGCCAGGCAGCAGCCGCCAGAGGCCATGTTCACCCTGAAGAACAGGGTGAGGGAGTGCTTCGCGGAGCTAGAGGGCAGCCTCTCCGAGTCCGACCTGCAGAGGCACAAGAAGGTGGTCAGCTACAGGGAGAGCCTGCAGAACGCTCAGAAGCTAGGTGAGCGGGGCCCCCGGGGAGCTGTGGGTTGGCTTAGTCTTTTCCTAGTAACTTGAGAGATTATGAGTGTCTGAAACTCAGTCAGAACATGTGCTGATTACATTCACACTGCTCATCAGGTGACAACAATGAGTTTTCAGTTCCTCTGTGTACATTTTAGAATGCATCTGTGGTATTTCCTTtgtgttaagtttttttttttttctcagactcCTGTAGACTGGATTGGTTGGAGGGTCTGTCTGATTCATGAGTGACTGAATCCTGCTTATCACGGTGCCCCAAACAGAAATGCATAGAGGGCGTAGCTCCCTGGTTTTGTCATTTAACTGTGGCTTCTACCTTAGTTTAAGAATTATATTTGGACTTGAACTAAGACTGATGCGATCCTATCCAGCATGGCTGCCTGGCTCATGCATACATTCTGTTACTGATTTTTTGTGAACAGAACCACTCTATGAGCCACTCTTTTTTATGCTTGACCCAGGAGTCCAATGGTCGCACACTCAGGTTGCTCTATTGgctttatttcatgttttttgtttttgtgcaaaaaatctgcctcattccaccactagagggcagctCCCTTTGGAAAGCAGCTGAGGTGTTTTGCATCAGTAGTGCTGACCGCTTTGCTTTGTTATCTCTCACATCTGGCCTTGTTCTTCCTGCTAGCCTCTGAATCTGTAATGGGCCACGGTCGGTGCTGCGCATTCTCCCAGCGGCTAAATGTCCAGCCTCGCTGGCGGTAAGAGCGCGTCCGTTTCCCACAGAGATCAGAAGTGGTGAGGGGTCCCTCTTTAGCTGGCGGATCAATGTTTAAATTAATGCCAGCGGATGAAAAGCCCTTACTGTTGATGCAGGCTTTCCTCGGATCTCCACTGGGGTTGGTCTCTCAAAAGCAATACCCGACAAATGGAATTTCAGATTCGGTTTAAATACCCCTGAAAACCGGctgactgtttttattgtgtaatgCATCCATTTGGTAGGTAGGGTTGCTGTGCATTTGCAGTttgaggttggggggggagggggctgaaATGGGCTGAAATATCCTGGAAAgatcaattttttttatctgttttttttttttttttttttttttttttaaaaccaaccCGTAGACTGTGTGCGTTTATGACCTTTTTACAATTCGCAACTGGAAAATAACATTAAGATTCCCACTCTGTTCCGTCTGGCCGGCCGGACGGGCATCTGGCTCCTCCACAGTGTGGGTCATTCATGTGGACATCCATGGAAACCAGTGTTTTCACGAGCCACTGCACTCCCCGGCGTGTTGAATATTAACCGAGCGCCTGGCAGCACTTAAAAAAAGGCCAGAATAGCTGGGGCGTGAGTCAGACGGTGAGTCATTTAGAGCGCGAGCCGGCTGGGGGAGTCCGACGGCCCTGCGAGGGGGCCGCTCGCAGACCCTGGCCGTGGTGCACCGGCCAACGTGCCGCGTCACTGAGTTCTAGAAACTCTGAACCCAGCTGCATTCTCGGGATTTCTCTTTCGAAAGGCAAACAAGGTAttccagtttccttttttttatttacccGTGGCCTTCAGTTAGACCTTTTTTCCATTAACAACGACAGCTGTAGACAGGGTTGTTTACCTACTCCCAATTCTCTTGAATTGGGCTTAGCCTTATCTCATTACCCTACCATCACACTCATGAATGCCAGTGACAGAACTACAGTGTGCTACCCGTACTCTTCATTAAGAGAGGGGTAGAAGTGTAACAAAGTGGTTTAGCATCTAGACTTGAAGCCAGAAAGTTGTGGGTTTGCATAACGCAAATATGCACTCAAAGCGAGCATATCCTGCTGTAACACAGTAATATGTAAACGTGCACTGTATTCCCCTAAAGGGCAAAATTTCCCTAAATTCCTCCTAAATGTAATTCAGTATAAAGTTATGTCTGGTATGGCAGCATTGCTGTCCTGTTGCCTTAGAATTGTTGAAGCAGTGTTCCTTCCTCAACAGGGGCATTTATGTAATCTGCATTTCTGTGCTGCCACATTTCTTATGAGCAGCAAATCCTGTTATTTGTGCTCTACTGGCTTCTCTTTCTGCCTGCACGTTCCTCTCTAAGCAGCTCCCTCCCATTTATCCTGCCACGGAGGTGTTCTCAGGGCACCCGGCCATTGTCCCTATGTCCTCATTACACGGCATGCAGGAAGTGATTGAGGGGGAGTAATTCGTTTTGTCACAGGCCGGCCGGAGGAGCAGGACTTTCAAGTCCAGGTCTGGAATCCCTGCTCCCGGGGTGCTGCGTTTGCATGTCATCTGCCAGTCCTCTTTGCTCAACGGATGTTTTGGTAATGATTGGCACATTCCATCTGCAGAAGCAGGTCGCGGCAGAAAGTGTTGCACAAGCACTTATCTGAATGCGGCGTGAACCGATCTGTCTGGGAAGCTTTGGGTTATAGGAGCGGGGTgcgggggggaggcaggggccGAGGGACAGCCCATCTGCCATTGTAATGACTGTTCTTCAGCAGTGAAGCACTTCTGGTGGGGGGTGCATATATATCGTTGTGGGGGGCTCATCCGGGATTTTGATGATATGGTGGCGCAACTCACAGAGGGAGGTTGCCAAGTACCCAGGGCGTCTGCGCTGTGGTGCCGTGTGCATTCTTCTGTCACCCCCTGGAGGCCATTTCCTGCAATCCAGTGCTTTGAATTATATCAAATAAGCTGTGTCAAATAATAGCCTGGAGTAGggaaaacagacacaggcaatCTGAACTGCATTTGCGGGAAAAACCCTGCTTTTGAACGTAATGCCGTCATGCTAGAAAAGGGACCTGGTGGTGCAGTCTCTCTGTGGAGACCCCTGGTTATGTGACATTGTGGTGGAGAGGGGACTCCCCAAAGCAGACGTGCCTGGCGTGCATTTTCCCTCGTTGTCTGACTAGCTTTGATGCAGATAGGGGCCGCAGCTATTACCTACCtacagctgtgtttgccagtCCTGTTGCTGGGTTTCTTCCAGCCGAGCCCTTAATTCATCGGCTTTGATTGGGCTGTTAATTGAACACTGACCTGGAACACTGATCCAGGACGGCTCGGCAcggggttgggggcgggggcagcACCACACAGAGGCTTGTGCAACAACAGGCCGGgttcccccacccctccccagcaCTGTCAGCGCTGAAAGATGGCTCCTTCCACCCGGGCTGAAACTCGAGACCGGCTGCCAAAGGAGAATCAAAAACAGGGCAGAGCAGAATCCCTAATAAGGGCTGAAAGCAGCGGGAGTCTCGGCAGGGTCTGATCTGTGGGGCTTCTCTCGCTGAAGGTGCACGGGCGGTGAGATGTGAGAGAGACCGGCAGctgctcccctctccttctgcccccccccctgaGGGAATACTTCTGTGAGCGAGCGCAAATTCTCCTGCTGTAAGCACAGGGTAAATTGACCGCAGCCGCGAGATTCTCCGCTGCATATAGCCGACAGCCTAGCAGAATCAAATACAAGGTGTGCAGGCTTATGGAGCGCACCCACCACCGGCTCTGCAGGGTGCGAAACGCTCCTGACCGTGTATTTTGGTGGTGAGGCTTGCCCAAGCGGGCTCCGACAGCAGCCCATCTCCAGAGACCCGCTAATTACGTTTGAAGGCCGTATTATGACAGCAGACGTCGTGACAGCCTGAGAGCAGGATATTAATTGGGAAAATCCCATGTGGTTTGTGAAacccaaaaaaaagaacattaaaaatcAGGCCAACTATTTTTgaccacacacactgaaacgcATTGTCtcatctttttgtgttttgtgttttggccCATTGTGTAAAAGCAGAAGGTCAGGTGTTGCAGAATGCAGCCAGGAGCTTGCAGGGAAATGCATGAATTTTTGGTCACCCTCCTGTCAACAGCTGAGTCCCTGTCAGTACATGTACAGCACTGAATAGTGCCACACTGCATATCTGTTAAAGCACTACTAGTAACTGCTTATGTATGCCTATGGCGACCTGCTTACATCAAAAATTTTATTTCACCTTTTGATGTTGCAGTAGCAGCAGTGTTTTCTAATGAATGACTGTTTCGGTATCTTGTGACATTTGGCTACGTAGTGCATTATGACTGACATTCTTGTAGTACAGAATGACATTCATTAAGCAAGGCACAGTAATTCACAAAATGACTTCCATGCACAGGAGATATTGCATTCTGCACATCTTAATTATCTCATCTGTCATTTCTATGTTCATATCTGTAGTTCATATTCAAGATTTACATTATAAGATGACATAGATTAGTGTTAATGTCTGTAAATTAGCTACCTCAGGGATTTGCAATATAAGATGAAGCACATTAGTGTTAATATCTGTGAATTAGCTACCCCCATTTTTAACTTGTTCTTTGAGATATCATCAGACTGGGCCAAGTGATCTACATAGAGCAACCGCCTTGGACCAAGTTCATTGAAGTTCCCGCAGAACACTGTAGATGGGTTGGATCTTGTGACCAGATCATGTGACAGCCTCTCTAGATGTCCTTAAATTATAGGCTGCAATACTCACCCTTTTGCTTCTTTCATTGTGGCAGTCAATTTTTTACCTTCTACAATTCAAACAGATTTGGCACTAATGTCTGTCTTGCAAATCTTTTaagaggaatttttttttgcaaaatgcagACCTCCCcagattgttttcattatttacattgtgcactcatccagaacaacttgatttgattttctgAAGACTCCACCAATCATCCACCATTAGAGAGATGGCTTAGGATACTAAGGATACTGTCCAGCCACCctgctttaaacatttttcagctaAAAAactcatgttttgtgtttgtctgtgttttgctaGTCGGGatgatatgaaaatattttgttgaaaatgatgCATTATAGTCTTACCCCATGCACTCTGCTGAGTTCAGTTGTGTCTCCctaaaaacagttttatcagGCAAACTGCTGTGCTCAGTGCCATCTTTCTACCCATCTGATTATATTGGGGTTGACACCTTTTTGATAGTGTTTGCCAAAGGTGGAGCAGAGCTCCGCCCATTTTTTCTCCTGCCTGTCACAGAACCTGCAGGTCTCGTGATGTATGCACACGCTGGTGTGGCTTTCTTTGTGTTATTCATGTTCGAATGCAAGCGCTGCGCACAAACTTGGCGCAAACGGCACGCTGCTTGAATTACAGAAGATTGTGATTGCAGATGCCTCAGCCTGGCTTgctggatctctctctctctttctctctctctctctctctctttctctctctctctctctctccctctctctctccctctctctctctaagtgATTAGTGGATCTGGGAATTTCtgaagaatgaatgaaatgaatgcagactTCTCAATGTATTCCACTCCATACGTGAGCTCTGTGTATCTCTCATCAGCCAGGAGTCAACACCCCCACAGGCAGTGCACACTTGCAGTTTCTGTGTCACAGCAATATATGAAAGGAACGCTTGTTTTGGAAAACAGGGACCCGTTTCTATGGCTACTACTATTTGATCTCATAATAATTAGCTGAGGGCATTGATTGCACAATAGTTTCCCAATGCCTCTGCGGTTAGTTCATTAAACAAAATGTGCCACTGTTTAAAGTTTCACAATACCTGTCCTAAGATGGCTCTTCAGTCAAGCgacatggggggaaaaaatgcagccGAGGGAAGGTGTGAGGGGGGCTCTTTGTCACCGCGCTCTCAGATCTTGTCTGCATTGTGCTCCGCCATTGATTCCCGGGTGCTGCCAGCTTTTGTCGCACCGCGGCTCCAGACAAAATATGCATGCGGCGTCTTATCTCTCAGATTCGTGAATGGGCAATCAAAATCGCATCCCGACGGCACAGTGATTCCCGAGGAATTGGACGCGACTTGAATGGCTTGTGCGTTTGTCATTGTCAAagctcatgtttttttttccgtgatGCATTCATTGCAGAAGTTTCTGTCTCGTCTCAGGGGAGAGGTGTACTAAATGTATCACAGCATCATCGCTAGCGGAGAGGTCCCCCTGAGTGGTCATTATTACGAAaccagcctcccccccccaccccttaaactgatgaaacacaaaaatgcattgcacCTCAAAAAACAATGTGATGTACATCCTGTAAAAGAACTTGCTTTTGTTTCAAACACCAGGAGGCCTGGCCCTGTGTAATCTAAGCCGATGCTGATATCAACCTGCAAGAACAGATCTGCAGCATGCACCCACATTGCAAAGCCTGGTTCGCACAGAGATGTCAAACACTGCAGATCCGCTCCTGCAGGTCCATGTCAGCATTGCACACAAAGCGCTGTTgattgaaatttatttttgcaggatGACTACACACAAAACAGGACAAGGGGCCACTTCTTAATGCACCACGGGACCGAAAGCCAACCCACAGGCCTGTTCGGCCTAAAGGCAAAAAAGCAGCGCATGGAGTCATGGGATTGTGTTCTGACAGAGCTGTCTTTAAGCCCTGGAGTTGGAGGGCTTTGCTGTATCCCCCCGCAGCCGCCGCTGAGGTTATCGTACCGCCGCGATGCTAAAGCAGAGCCCCGCTAAACAATCCGGCGAAAACGTCTTCCCCTAATCCGCGGGGGCTTTGCAGAAGTGCCAGGGCCGATTTTGCAAAGCTGTCTGCCCGTCTTTGAACCAATATTTACAGCGGCCTGTGTGGGAACAGTTTGAATAGCACCGCAGTTGTGCAACCGACCCGTTTGCCAAGTGCAAACAGCAGACTTCTAAGAAGGCGAGGGGAACCAGAGGAGAGAGGTTGTGCATTGTGTCactgatggttttttttttttccctctctctcctttccacaATGTTATTATGGGACACCGCTGGTTGACTTTCACCCACGGCAGCCTGAGAAACGGTCAGGGCTCCTTTTACCCCTGTGTGATTGCTTATTGACAGACCTATGAGGCGGAACAGCGCAGTGGTCGCGCTCGTAGAATCTGGTGTGAGCCAAAAGTGTGTTGTCatatcagcccccccccccgccatttAGGGACCACACATTTAATAGAATGGCACAGAAGCCCACTGCTATACTTAATACAGCCACTTTTCAGCTGTCGCTGAGGATACTAAGAACGTAGACCAGAATTTACAGTGACTCCATTCAGTTGCAACATGTCATGCTTAATCCATTTGGCCTgcataatatattataaatagaTTTATAACACTGATTTggaatcacatttaaaatactgaTTATGCAGTACCAGTGCAACATAAGGATGCAGCAAAGGTGAAAAGGCACCCAGGATGGGGAATTAAACTGAGGGAAAGTCTTTGGTCATTGCACTTGTGAAAAGCTTCACAAGGGCAGTTGAATGGAACATGCTCTGCACTTCCAAATTAACTTTCCAGGAATCCCTGTTCAAAAGCTTACCTTGTTTTCCTTCCAAGAAAATATGTTAATCTCAAACCCCAGTTAGATGTACATGTTAAcgtgcattttatttttaaggaaaCGGCCCAAGGTGTGCTGTAAGGACAGTGTGCTGTTACCAGCTCTGAGGCGTAACCTTGAGTTTGACTCACGAATTTCACCTTTAGAGCCCTTTTTCCTCAAGGCGCGATGAGCGTTTATGAATCAGTACATTCTTCAGGACAATAAGCAAAGGTCAACGTTAACCACCACCACCTCATTATATGCATATTGAGCAACCGGCTGTGACTTGCAAGAAATACCTCTTCTATTATCTTTCGCGAGCAAAAATTGCAACATGCAGAATCAAGTCAGCACTTTAATGAACCCACCCAAAAATGCTGAATGTTTACCCCTGCGACCGGTAGGTGGAGCGGAGGTTATGAAACCACTCCTGTATGTTTCTATCCGACTGTCTGTCGGTGAACATCCCAACTGAAAAAGTTATGACCAGATTTCTCTAAAAGCTGGGGAAACTAATAAGTAATAGAGCACCCTGTGGGAGGAAAAGCCAATCAGTTACAGTCTGGAGGGATCAGCCAATCAGTTACAGTCTGGAGGGATCTGAATCTGGGCAAGCACAAATGATGGCGAATAATATGACTTCCTTCACAACAGCTTTTTGGCGGTTGGGGGAGGGGCACTGCTTTCTGTAGTatagtgtgtgttgtgtgcaccCACAGTGTTAAAATGGGTGAAGAATGGCACATGGCACTCTCACGAACAGGCCCTTCACTGCAAGACCAAAAGCGCTCTCCTGACGTCAACTGTCTTTCAGCATAACACAATCCACGATGACTCACGCATCGTACCCCTGCCTTTGAACTTACACTGAAGActgtcagtgccaaacatacTGTGCTTAAACACACGTGCGTTTTCTTTGTAGCGTTCACCTGttcctcagatttttttaaacagccatGGTTTGCTAATTAACGACGATTCAGCTTTTTTCAATTAATGTTACGGTTTTCAAGTTTTATTGACATTTAAGTGTATAAGTGTGTAGGTGTAATTTGTCCAAGATTTACTTTAATGTTGTGTAGCATAACGTAGTGTAACGCTGTGGTTGATATGCTGTTTATAAATGTTGTATCCATTGTAAGTCACCCGGGGCAAGAGGGTAGATTACTTTCGTAAATGTCATGGTAGACATGGTAGGAAGGCAGCTTATCCCTGTACTCAGTGCTTCCGCCTCTCTCCTGGGTAGAGGCCGCCTCCCGTAAAGGCAGAGTGCATTGTTGCAGGGTAAACATTTAGAGCTTTCAGCGCAGC harbors:
- the nsmce2 gene encoding E3 SUMO-protein ligase NSE2, with the protein product MSLSAVTSKLSDLKKCQTDIGTGMDIVTEVALDLVEIEGSEEDLKKLEQMMLDCARLDREITCFVEAVEQITTEARQQPPEAMFTLKNRVRECFAELEGSLSESDLQRHKKVVSYRESLQNAQKLANPSAAASTDDELDEDIVVTQSQQKLTCPLTLLEMVNPVRNKKCNHHYDHDAVLDMIRRNESQKKKSRCPVVGCSNTDVKQSDLVADVAMKRMIQKKQGPRT